Part of the Polyangiaceae bacterium genome, CAGCGCGTAAGACCTCCAGCGGACCTCCCGTGCCGCCTCCTCGCACCGGTAGGACCAACACCTTCTTGAAGCTACAGCTCTGACCGCTTGGGCACTCCGTCGAGTGGGTAGGCAAGGACGTGTACGCATCCGTGTAGGCATAGGGTGCGATGCCGACGACCTCACCTGCATTGCCGGCCAGGTCGTAGATGCCCTCCGGGCTCGGTGGGTAGCTGCCGGCCGCGCTCACCTCCGGGATGTCGTTGCCCACCCACGGCACCTTGGGCGGGCACTTCGTGGCGTCGATGTTGGCGAGCTCGCAGGTCGGAGGAGCCTCGCCCCAGGGGTAGGTGCGGGTGCCGCCCCAGGTGGCGGCCCACTCCCACTGAGCTTCGTCGATGTGGCGCTTGCCTTCCTCGCCACAAATCTGATCGCCCGGTGATGGCGTGCCGGGTCCGTCGTAGGCCGGTTGAGCGACGGCGATATCGGAAAGGAGCGGCATGTACGCCTTTGGCTGCGCACACTCGAGCTCTTGACTGGGGCAGCCCGGATCGTCTTCGTAGTGCGACCAGGTACGCAGCGTGGCCTCCATCCAGAACGGCGCGACGGTGATCTCGTGAGGCGTGTCCGCTAGCGGGCAGGGCTCGAAGGACGGGGGGAGCTGGTGCACGCCGGCGACGGGGCAGTAGCCCCGGCCCATGGTGAAGGTCCCGCCCGGGACGTAGATCTCGCGGACGCGACAGCGGCCGTCCACGAGGTCGGTGCCGGGAGGGCACCCGGTCTTCGGCCACGTGGGCGCGGTTGCGGCGGAGTCCTCCGTCTGGCCGCCGCACGCGGCGCTCAGCACCGCGAGCAGCCCGATGACGAGCGCTCGGTTCATGGCGTCCGCCGGCGGCGCACCACGCGTCGCGAGAGCCCGGCAGCGAGCGGAAGCAGCGCGAGCCAGGGCCAGGCTTCGCGCTCGGTCTCGGCGCCCACCACGCCGCACTGCGCGGGGCACCCTCCGGGCTCGAGGTGCACGCGCACGTAGGCTGGAGTCGTAGCGGTCGCGCTGACGACGCAGGCGCTGGGGTCATCCGGGCCGGTCGCGCTCGCCAGGCACTGGCGCACCCGGTAGTAGACGCGGTCGCCGTCGGCCAGCGCCGACGAAGCCACGGCTGCCCAGCTCGACGCGGACGGCTTGGCGCGGAAGAAGCCGCTGGGCGAGCAGTTCAGTCGGGTCGTCGGGCTGAACGTCTGCGGGTCTCTCGTCGTGACCCCGCCCGCCGCGGAGCTGAACGCCGGGTTGTCCGAGAGCTCGACCCAGAGCTGGTTGAGCCCGCCGGTCGCGCCCGTGAACTTCGTCCCCGGGACCGCGAAGAAGTCGAACTCCGGCGCCTGCGCGGTCGAGCTCCAGTCGAAGGGTCCGGACATGGTCAGCGTCTGCGCGAGCAGGTTCAGAGCCAGGGCGTCGCTGCACTCGGTCGCGTTGCAGCGCACGATGGGGCGCGCGTCCGGGTCTCCAGTGCCAAGCGCCCAGAGGAAGTGAACGCCCGCGGGGAAGACGCCTTTCTCGATGAAGGCGGCGCGCGCCGTGTGCGTCCAGCGACGGACGTCGGCATACGGTGAGGCTTTCAGGTAGCTCGCCAGGGCGCTGAAGTACTTGACCTCCCCGTCGGCGGTGGCCTGAAGGGCCCGCTCGGCCTCGAGGAGGTGACGGGCGGGGATGCCGCTGCCGACACCGGAGTCGAAGAAGCGGCGCGCGTAGCCGAACATGGCGCCGCCGACGACGAGGCGCCGGTCGGAGTGGAACTGGTCGGCGAGGAACGACGGCCAGGTGCAGGCGTTGGTGTCCCCGCCGGGCGGCTCGACCTCCTTCCAGAACCCGAACGCCCGCGTGTTGCAGAGCGAGCGAGTGCCCAGCCCGATGGTGCCGGTGCCGTAGGCGGACTTGTCGTCGCACACGCCCATGAGCTCGCTCAGCGGTGTCGTGGAGGCGAAGATGGGCCCGAGCAACGCGCGCCGGACTTCGAGGGCCGCGAAGCCGTCGGCGACGCCCTCCAGCACGACGTAGCGCCGCTTGCAGGGCTGGTTCGGGGGGCACTCGCCGGGGAACAGCTCGTCCGGGTCTCCCGCGGGGTTGGGGACGAGCTGCCAGCCGCCGTCCTTCGCGAGGGACTCCTGGATGTGATGATGGTACTCGTGGGCGAACAGGGAGCCGTCGCTCGTGGCGTCGAGCGCATGGGGCGTCGGCGCCGAGCCGCTGGAGGGCCGCGCGTCCGCGAATTTCATGGTGTAGCGCCCGGCCTTGGCGTTGTTGAAGTCCGTCGTCGCAAGGTCGTCGTCCTGGGTGAAGACCGGCCGCCAGTGAACGGTGATGGATGTGCGGAATCGGTCCTGCCCCAGCACCTCGAAGCGCGAGTCGAGCAGCGCGTAGAACTTCTGGAGCTTGCCGGCGTTGTGGAACGCCTGGAGCTCGGCGTGGTGCGCGGGACCGACGGGCTGCTCGCTCGTGACGTCGTCCCGAAGGTAGTGAACCCATCCCGGCGAGCTGTTCAGCGCCGGCCTCACCGTCACGTCGTTCAAGGTGCCGTGAAGCGGTCCGACCCCGTGCTGCTGGCTCAGGAGCAGGAGCTGCGGTCCGAGCGGGTCGGGCTGCACATTGACGGGGACCGGCGCGTTGGCGGGGTTGGTGTAGTCGTCGTCGGAGCGCGGAGCGACCAGTGGCTGCAACGAATTCCCGAACTGATCGACCAGCATGTCGTTGCGGCACACCGCGAACCCCGTCGCATACAGCTGCCCGCCGTCCGGCGTGACGCAAGATACCTTGGTCGTGTCGTGCAGCGCGGTGTCGAGGTGCACCGTCTGGCCGTCCCCGACCTCCACGTGGGTCTGGACCCTCTTGAGCCCGCCGATGTAGTCGGGATCGTAGCCGTTGAAGGCAAAGGACTTCTCGTTGGGACCCGTGGCGAGGACTTGCCCCAGTGCATCCAGCACCGTCAGAACCTCGCGCCGGCCGTCGAAGTGAACGACGTGGAAGCGCCCCTGGGCCTGGACGCCGTCGCGCACGCCCGCACGGACCAAGTACAAACGCTGGACGTCGGCGAGGTGAGCGGGGACGCTGCTCGCCGCGACGGAGCGCTGGATCGCCTCTCCGTCCGAGATCACGAATCGATCGAAACTGAGCTGGGAGTCGCCTGCGGGAACCCGACAGCTCAGTGCGGCCGGGAACGGTTGGCGGGCGGGGCTGGACACCTGGCACCGGGCAGGAGTGACGGGCACTCCATTGTGCACGAACGCAACGTCCCAGATGCGGCGCTCGGCGCCCTCCTCCGTCGCGACTCGCTCTGCGGTTACCAGGGGTGCCGCGGGGAGACGCCTCCCGGCGAGCCGCACTGCGAGCTCCACCAAGCGCGCCAGCTCGTCGCGACTCGGGTTCGGGCGCTGGAGAGTCAGTCCGGAGAAGAAGAAGTCCTCGCCGAACGGATCGAGCTGGAGGCTGGCTCGACGGAAGAGCCGACCCTCGTCGGCGCGAAGCAAGCCCGGTCGGAAACCGGGCGCCTCACTCGCCCCGTGAGCGACGACTGGACCCAGTGAATCGACCGCACGGACGTGTTGTCGTCGAGGACAATCGACCCACGCTTCGTCCGAACCGTGATCGCCTCCGTTGCCCGCCTCCGTCGGATCGACCTTCTCCGCGGCTCCTGGTGACTTCGCAGCAGGCTGGGCACTCGAGCGAGCAGCCCACAACCCTACCACTGCGAGAGAGAGAGAGAGAGTCAACTTCACCCGCACCCGTCCGGCCATTGCACCCTCCTGGAGCCTGGATTCTCTCGCGCATCCGTGAGCCAGGCAATGTGCGCGGACGTGGTGACGTGTGGGCCGTCGGGGCGACCAACCCACTACTCCGCCGGCTTCGGCACGACGCTCGTCGGCGCGCCCACCCGGAACCACTTCCGGAGCTTCACCGACAGGTCGTCGAAGAGCGAGTAGGCCACCGGCGTCGCGAGCAAGGTGAGCAGGAGCGCCAGCGACTGCCCGCCGATGATCACGAAGCCCGTGGCGCGGTTGGTGCCGGCGCCGGCGCCGCTCGACACGACCAGCGGCAACATGCCGGCGACGAAGGCCGCGGTGGTCATCAAGATGGGGCGCAGGCGGTCGCGATTGGCCGTCAAGATCGCCTCGTCCTTCGGCAGCCCCGCCGCCCGGAGCTTGATGGTGTGGTCGATCTGCAAGATGGAGTTCTTCTTCACGATGCCGAACAGCACCAATATGCCCAGCATGCTGAAGATGTTCAGCGACTGGCCGAAGATGATCACGCTGATCAGCGCGAAGGGCACGGTCAGCGGCAGCGAGAGCAGGATGGTGATGGGGTGCAGCCACGACTCGAACTGCGCGGCCAGCACCAGGTACATGAAGATGAACGA contains:
- a CDS encoding SUMF1/EgtB/PvdO family nonheme iron enzyme, with product MNRALVIGLLAVLSAACGGQTEDSAATAPTWPKTGCPPGTDLVDGRCRVREIYVPGGTFTMGRGYCPVAGVHQLPPSFEPCPLADTPHEITVAPFWMEATLRTWSHYEDDPGCPSQELECAQPKAYMPLLSDIAVAQPAYDGPGTPSPGDQICGEEGKRHIDEAQWEWAATWGGTRTYPWGEAPPTCELANIDATKCPPKVPWVGNDIPEVSAAGSYPPSPEGIYDLAGNAGEVVGIAPYAYTDAYTSLPTHSTECPSGQSCSFKKVLVLPVRGGGTGGPLEVLRAAHRGGGLRYNDIPGYGYRCVRPVE